Proteins encoded by one window of Companilactobacillus ginsenosidimutans:
- a CDS encoding winged helix-turn-helix transcriptional regulator: MKPLVLLSNNLSLFIEINRHCNDQGWFISNMTDPRKTIDLVQDEEVSGVIWDLSAAPLKQYIKQLKLIRKDIDGPIIVFAPVENHEERLTCYSLNLDAYLIEPLDYVELMARLKQLLWVYNRTSAVDDIDSVTITPSRKEHASVKCDKLEIDFKQYRVTNGGVDLGLTPKEFSLLWYLMKHRGQVLSRDQLLEGVWGYDTIGSSRIIDIHISHLRDKLEANPQDPTWIKTVRGFGYILDNSYPLIAESV, encoded by the coding sequence CCTTAGTTCTTCTGAGTAATAACTTATCATTATTCATTGAAATAAATCGCCATTGCAATGACCAAGGCTGGTTTATTAGCAACATGACTGATCCCCGCAAAACTATAGACCTCGTACAAGACGAAGAAGTATCAGGCGTAATTTGGGATTTATCAGCAGCACCATTGAAGCAATATATCAAACAACTTAAATTAATCAGAAAAGATATTGACGGACCTATCATTGTTTTTGCTCCAGTAGAAAATCATGAAGAAAGATTAACTTGCTATAGTCTTAATCTCGATGCTTACTTAATTGAACCACTTGACTACGTTGAATTAATGGCAAGATTAAAACAGCTTTTATGGGTTTACAATCGCACATCTGCGGTTGACGATATTGATTCAGTTACAATTACACCAAGTCGCAAGGAACACGCATCAGTGAAATGTGACAAGTTAGAAATAGATTTTAAACAATATAGAGTAACCAATGGCGGCGTAGATTTAGGGCTTACTCCAAAGGAATTTAGTTTACTGTGGTACTTAATGAAACATCGTGGACAAGTATTAAGTCGTGATCAACTATTAGAAGGTGTCTGGGGATACGATACAATTGGCTCTTCACGTATTATTGATATTCACATAAGTCACCTTAGAGACAAGCTAGAGGCTAATCCGCAAGACCCAACTTGGATTAAGACAGTTCGAGGATTTGGGTATATCTTGGATAACTCTTATCCATTAATTGCTGAGAGTGTATGA
- a CDS encoding NEAT domain-containing protein — MKKSIVKLLAIGMMLGAAFVPATVASNGILPQITTTQTAKAATTDEQAQTISYKVLKTGTNNPSVSSKYFTKTATVTPNGDGTYKVTLPVEVPAIASVDIQTMNGQQVTDSAKYPKDGSNYMDVSFNINSLSDLNTKMNSQMQIKVLGLGLMKPTADFVFDTSTLKPDTSANTSDSTDTDAPVTKPADPIIKDPTGTDTTTPDTSTDNSGSQVVIGDPVTTDSNAATAQEQDIPYQVLKADASQGESVSTQFFTGKSKVTPNGDGTYKVTMTMTYLTTFGTEPVTINSINGGSINPDKKTYSQDGKNFMDFSFNISSMKALDSLIPCAMSIDVSNLGFNSDESVNFKFGATSSGVAASSNVAANNGAGSGSSTYGSTQNWPTGTTGSATAANPSTSNSTLPQTGNTSNSVILTVIGLAVASMSVILFKKTNGFKA; from the coding sequence ATGAAAAAAAGCATTGTTAAGTTATTAGCCATCGGAATGATGCTCGGGGCAGCATTCGTTCCAGCCACAGTGGCAAGTAACGGGATACTACCACAAATCACAACAACTCAAACGGCTAAAGCCGCAACTACGGATGAACAGGCACAAACTATTTCTTATAAAGTTTTGAAAACTGGAACAAACAATCCTTCAGTTTCAAGCAAATACTTTACGAAAACAGCTACAGTAACTCCAAATGGAGATGGAACTTATAAAGTTACTTTACCAGTTGAAGTTCCTGCAATTGCATCAGTAGATATTCAAACGATGAACGGACAACAAGTTACTGATTCAGCTAAATATCCTAAAGATGGTTCAAATTATATGGATGTTAGTTTCAACATTAACAGTCTTTCTGATTTGAATACAAAAATGAATAGTCAAATGCAAATCAAAGTTCTTGGTCTAGGATTGATGAAGCCAACTGCTGATTTTGTCTTTGACACTAGCACTTTAAAACCAGACACTTCAGCAAATACGTCTGATTCAACAGATACAGATGCACCTGTAACAAAACCAGCGGATCCTATTATTAAGGACCCAACAGGAACTGATACAACTACTCCGGATACTTCAACAGATAACTCTGGATCACAAGTTGTCATTGGGGATCCTGTTACAACTGATTCCAATGCAGCAACTGCACAAGAACAAGACATTCCTTATCAAGTTTTGAAAGCTGATGCGTCACAAGGTGAATCTGTTTCTACACAATTCTTCACTGGAAAATCTAAAGTTACTCCAAATGGTGATGGTACATACAAAGTTACTATGACTATGACTTATCTAACAACATTTGGTACAGAACCTGTAACTATTAATTCAATTAATGGTGGTTCAATTAATCCTGACAAGAAGACTTACAGTCAAGATGGTAAAAACTTTATGGACTTCAGTTTTAATATTAGCAGTATGAAGGCATTAGACAGCTTGATTCCTTGTGCAATGTCTATTGATGTTTCAAACCTTGGATTCAATTCAGATGAAAGTGTTAACTTCAAATTTGGCGCTACTTCATCTGGTGTTGCTGCTTCAAGTAACGTAGCTGCCAATAATGGTGCTGGTTCTGGATCATCAACTTATGGCTCAACTCAAAACTGGCCAACAGGTACAACGGGTTCAGCAACAGCTGCTAACCCTTCAACAAGTAACAGTACATTGCCACAAACTGGTAATACATCAAATTCAGTTATCTTAACAGTAATTGGTTTAGCTGTTGCTTCAATGAGTGTTATTTTATTCAAAAAGACAAACGGTTTTAAAGCCTAA
- a CDS encoding proline-specific peptidase family protein produces MKQGTTIITLDNGYHLWTNTQGHGDIQLLCLHGGPGGNHEYWENFGEELADLGVQVSMYDQLGSWYSDQPDYSDPEIAEKYLSYDYFLDEVEEVRQKLGLDNFYLIGQSWGGALVQMYAAKYGDHLKGAIISSMVDEIQDYVVSINQCRLDALGPEKVKYMEKKEAENDLDDATYQSYVDILNAEYIDRKQPEAIRHLIPTMATDVYGAFQGNNEFVITGKLKDWHFRKHLKEITVPTLITFGEHETMPISTAKIMQKEIPHARLVTTPNGGHHHMIDNAPVYFDHLKTFIKDVENNNFND; encoded by the coding sequence ATGAAGCAAGGCACAACAATCATTACTTTAGATAATGGTTATCACTTATGGACTAACACACAAGGACACGGAGACATTCAACTCCTTTGTTTACACGGTGGACCCGGCGGAAATCACGAATACTGGGAAAATTTTGGCGAGGAACTTGCTGATTTAGGCGTTCAAGTTTCAATGTATGACCAACTTGGATCATGGTATTCAGACCAACCTGATTACAGCGACCCTGAAATTGCCGAAAAATATTTATCATATGACTATTTCTTAGACGAAGTTGAAGAAGTTCGTCAAAAATTAGGTTTAGACAATTTTTACTTAATTGGTCAATCATGGGGTGGCGCTTTGGTTCAAATGTACGCTGCTAAATACGGTGATCACCTTAAAGGTGCCATCATCTCAAGTATGGTCGATGAAATCCAAGATTACGTTGTAAGTATCAACCAATGTAGACTCGACGCACTTGGCCCAGAGAAAGTTAAGTACATGGAGAAAAAAGAGGCCGAAAACGACCTTGATGACGCCACTTATCAAAGTTACGTTGATATTCTAAATGCTGAATATATCGACCGTAAACAGCCAGAAGCTATCAGACATTTGATTCCAACAATGGCAACTGATGTTTATGGAGCATTCCAAGGTAACAACGAGTTCGTTATAACAGGAAAACTCAAAGATTGGCACTTTAGAAAACACCTAAAGGAAATCACAGTTCCAACTTTGATTACATTCGGTGAACACGAAACAATGCCAATCTCAACTGCAAAAATCATGCAAAAAGAAATTCCACATGCCAGACTAGTAACAACACCAAACGGTGGACACCACCACATGATCGATAACGCACCCGTTTACTTCGATCACTTAAAGACATTTATTAAAGACGTTGAAAACAATAATTTCAACGACTAA
- a CDS encoding DNA/RNA non-specific endonuclease: MRKYLKLFVILILGLVLVVGPSTQTVATAKENVQSSSFQQKAQKLIKSNKKLKKTIKSKEDKIASNQKYISKHSNKQYKNDHSNTSSNENLASLNYSGTQEIIVNGNTPKFDQKDLSTSKGAWQKYSDLDKLNRVTGANAMLNKSLMPHAKRERLFVNPTGWHNKKTKSGWLYNRSHLIGYQFTGQNNNPKNLMTGTASLNSPEMQAHEMDVAYYLKGNQNRYVRYRITPIFRGNELLARGVHMEAQSIGNDAIRFNVYIFNVQSGVTLNYDDGTSRIGN; the protein is encoded by the coding sequence ATGAGAAAATATTTGAAGTTATTTGTAATTCTAATATTGGGCTTAGTATTGGTAGTTGGTCCAAGCACGCAAACAGTTGCGACTGCTAAAGAAAATGTCCAAAGCAGCAGTTTCCAGCAAAAAGCTCAGAAATTAATTAAATCTAATAAGAAATTAAAAAAGACAATCAAGTCCAAAGAGGACAAGATTGCCAGTAATCAGAAATATATTAGTAAACACAGTAACAAACAGTACAAGAACGACCATTCAAATACTTCATCCAATGAAAACTTGGCCAGCCTAAATTACTCGGGTACGCAAGAAATCATTGTTAATGGAAACACTCCTAAGTTTGATCAAAAAGATTTAAGTACATCAAAGGGTGCCTGGCAAAAATACAGTGACTTGGATAAATTGAACCGAGTTACTGGTGCGAACGCAATGTTGAACAAATCGTTGATGCCGCACGCTAAGAGGGAAAGACTTTTCGTTAATCCAACTGGCTGGCACAATAAGAAAACTAAATCCGGATGGCTGTATAACCGCAGTCATTTAATTGGATACCAATTTACTGGTCAAAACAATAATCCTAAGAACTTGATGACCGGAACTGCTTCATTGAACAGTCCTGAAATGCAGGCTCACGAAATGGATGTTGCATATTATTTGAAGGGTAACCAAAACCGATATGTCAGATATCGTATAACACCTATTTTTAGAGGTAACGAGCTGTTAGCCCGTGGTGTTCATATGGAAGCCCAATCGATTGGAAACGATGCAATTCGTTTTAATGTTTATATTTTCAACGTTCAATCGGGAGTTACATTGAATTATGATGATGGGACAAGTCGAATTGGAAATTAA
- a CDS encoding flavodoxin domain-containing protein yields MSNILISYTSMTGHNEKIAKHLESYLKQKNQDVTLEQLVDGDAYSLPDYDAVIVVTYTYHDGDLPDEAQDFFEDLKDVDLEGTEFAVAGSSSKTHIHFGRAVDYFTMQLNSSNGDQAADSVKINQEPDEDDLKRVDQLADYVLKSLN; encoded by the coding sequence ATGAGTAATATATTAATTTCTTACACAAGTATGACTGGACACAACGAGAAGATTGCTAAGCATCTTGAAAGCTATTTGAAGCAGAAGAATCAGGATGTAACTTTGGAACAATTGGTCGATGGCGATGCATACAGTTTACCTGATTATGATGCTGTGATTGTGGTTACGTACACTTACCATGATGGTGACCTACCCGACGAAGCTCAAGATTTCTTTGAAGATTTGAAGGATGTTGATTTAGAAGGAACTGAATTTGCGGTTGCTGGATCAAGTTCCAAAACTCATATTCATTTCGGACGTGCAGTTGATTATTTCACCATGCAACTGAATTCGAGCAATGGTGACCAGGCTGCTGACTCAGTAAAAATAAATCAAGAACCGGATGAAGACGACTTGAAGCGTGTGGATCAACTAGCTGACTACGTTTTGAAATCATTAAATTAG
- a CDS encoding NAD(P)-dependent oxidoreductase, with translation MKIAVIGANGKQGSMIVKEAVGRGIDVTSIVRDASKAQTEKYIVKDVYDLTKDDIKSFDAVVDALGFFGPKVKEYVPSTEHLIDIFKGVDTRLLVVGGAGSLYLDPEHSKQLYQTEEFPAAVKPLSEEMGNALNILKKSDINWTYISPAANFDFEGEKTGKYVLAGEELTFDKTGNSEISYADYAIAMVDEIEKIAHKNERISVRW, from the coding sequence ATGAAAATTGCTGTAATTGGCGCAAATGGTAAACAAGGTTCGATGATTGTTAAAGAGGCCGTTGGCCGTGGAATTGATGTCACGTCGATTGTACGTGATGCCTCAAAAGCTCAAACTGAAAAATACATCGTTAAGGATGTCTATGATTTAACAAAGGATGATATTAAATCATTTGATGCCGTGGTTGATGCCTTAGGGTTCTTCGGACCAAAAGTTAAGGAGTATGTTCCATCAACTGAACATTTGATAGATATTTTTAAAGGTGTGGATACTCGATTGTTGGTAGTTGGAGGAGCTGGATCATTATACTTAGATCCAGAACATTCAAAACAACTGTATCAAACGGAAGAATTTCCGGCTGCAGTTAAGCCATTGAGTGAAGAAATGGGTAATGCTCTGAATATTTTGAAAAAGAGCGATATAAATTGGACTTATATTAGTCCCGCAGCAAATTTTGATTTTGAAGGTGAAAAAACTGGTAAGTATGTTCTTGCCGGCGAAGAATTGACCTTCGATAAGACTGGTAATAGTGAAATTAGTTACGCTGATTATGCGATTGCTATGGTTGATGAGATTGAAAAAATTGCACATAAAAATGAACGTATTAGCGTTAGATGGTAG
- the folP gene encoding dihydropteroate synthase, which produces MKIQELATNSTDFNAQALLKITKEQQLIIVEFTELSESDGNKLSDLIAQLDSFGQLDAGKFTAMINLRAFQQLIKIWNKFFNTDKSQLEQIFDAHKMIWKTGDYRYDLTNTAMIYGIMNNTPDSFYDGGYYQGSDVLLKHVEDMLENGADVIEVNGQTTRPGFTEVSPETEIERTIPLIQDIKKYFPDTNIAIDTYKLPVMEAALAEGVSIINDVNAFVDNPDKLKLMAGTNAGLLTMHSSRGHEYKNLTKGMHEFFEENIGELVSAGIDADRIAIDQGIGYSKVVHGAQDYSMIRNLDQFNDLQRPMMVAISRKGFFGDLLGIAKDDRLPMTLVTEAAMYLEGGRILRVHDVEETQQLVTLLDQIQDSFWIEGLGNSNNL; this is translated from the coding sequence ATGAAAATTCAAGAACTTGCTACTAACTCAACTGATTTTAATGCTCAAGCTTTATTGAAAATTACTAAAGAACAACAATTGATAATAGTAGAATTCACTGAATTATCGGAATCAGATGGCAATAAATTGTCTGATCTTATTGCTCAGTTGGACAGTTTTGGGCAACTAGATGCTGGTAAGTTTACAGCGATGATTAATTTGCGTGCATTTCAACAATTGATCAAGATTTGGAATAAATTTTTCAACACTGACAAATCCCAGCTAGAACAAATTTTTGATGCGCACAAAATGATTTGGAAAACTGGTGATTATCGTTATGACTTAACTAATACGGCAATGATTTATGGAATTATGAATAATACTCCCGACTCATTTTATGATGGTGGATATTATCAAGGTTCCGACGTTTTGTTAAAACACGTTGAAGATATGTTGGAAAATGGTGCCGATGTAATTGAGGTCAATGGTCAGACGACTAGACCTGGTTTTACGGAGGTTTCACCCGAAACTGAAATAGAGCGTACGATTCCTTTGATTCAAGATATAAAAAAATATTTTCCAGATACAAATATTGCTATCGATACTTATAAATTACCGGTTATGGAAGCTGCATTAGCGGAAGGTGTTTCGATTATTAATGATGTTAATGCTTTTGTCGATAATCCGGACAAACTCAAATTAATGGCTGGTACTAATGCTGGATTATTAACTATGCACAGTAGCCGTGGTCATGAGTACAAGAATTTGACCAAAGGGATGCACGAATTTTTTGAAGAAAATATCGGTGAGTTGGTGTCTGCTGGTATTGATGCGGACCGTATTGCGATTGATCAGGGAATTGGTTACTCGAAGGTTGTTCATGGTGCTCAGGATTATTCAATGATTCGTAACTTGGATCAATTTAATGATTTGCAACGTCCGATGATGGTGGCAATTTCTCGAAAAGGCTTTTTCGGTGACTTACTTGGTATTGCTAAGGATGACCGTTTGCCAATGACTTTGGTGACGGAAGCGGCGATGTACCTTGAAGGTGGTCGAATTTTGCGTGTGCACGATGTTGAAGAAACACAGCAATTGGTAACTTTGCTTGACCAAATTCAAGATAGTTTCTGGATTGAAGGATTGGGAAATTCAAATAATCTATAA